Part of the Nitrosopumilus piranensis genome is shown below.
TGAAAATTCTCAATTGTACCAATCAATTCTTTTAGAATATTTACCAAATTCTATTATTGTTGCAATACCAAATTCTAACCAATTATCTGCACTATCTCAATATCCTTTCTTTGCTGGAAAATCTTTTGAGGATGAAACTTCTGTATTTGTTTGCAAAAACTTTACTTGTTCATTACCACTGCACACAATTGATGAGATAAATTCACATCTTTAGATTTTTTTCAAATTCACTTCAATTGTATTTCCGACTTGAGGTCTTCCCATTCCTTCATATCTTGATTTTGGCATTGCAATTGTGATTTGGGTCTGTTGATATGATTTGATATTCACAGTTGGTTGTGCTTGTAATATTGCTTCTAACAATGGCATTACTTGCTCTTTTGTTTCTGAATCAAGCTTTTTTGAAACATTTTCAATGATCATTTGTTTTTGTGATATTGGTTCAGTTGAAACATTCTCAATTAATGTTAACTGTACTACTTGACCATTATCTACTATCTGTGTGATTCTAAATTCATTTGTTGCTGACAACACATTGCTAGATTTTCTTTGTGATTTATCTTTAACGAATTGAAAAATATAGTGCTACAACTGCCGTAATTACTGCCGAAGCTGTGCCTATCCAAAAAATTAACTTACTCCCATCTACTTTCATATTTCTGCAATTAGTACTCAGAATTAAATTGTATTGTTTTTTTAAAATATTTTTTTATAATCCTTAATCTTCATCTTTTAATGACTCTTCTTCACTAGTTTCTGCTTTTTTGGGCTCAATTATTGCCTTTTTTATTAATGCAGCTCGATTTTTCATAATCTCGTTAAATTCCCTCATGTCTTCCAAACTTGGTGTCTGTTGTTGGTTTTGATATGCTTGTAGAAATCCCGAGTATACGCACCCTGTGATGATTCCAAAAGATGTATCTGGTATAGATTCTACTTCGGGAACAAAATTTTCTGCAATCTGTGTATATGCTTCTGATTCACTAATGTAGTAATCAATTAGGCTGTCAATGAAATCTCTGTTCTCTTTTGAGATTGCCATGCTATTCTTTATCTCCTGTTTATTTAACTGTCGTTGGTTAATCGTTTATTTATTCATGGATTAATTTTTAGATGTTGTGGAATCTAGAACTAGATGAAGAATATTTTCGCATATACGATTCTAAAAAATTGATTGCTGGATATTTCGATCCTGACTATGGTGATATTTTTCCAAAAGAAAATTCTGAACAAATAATTTCAACAATGCTAAAAAACCATGACAAGATTTGCAGAGGCATGATGATGGTTCCTTTTGTAAAATTTGGATTGTTTGATAGAGATTTAGATACTAGTCTTTCAAATGTTCAAGAAAATGTCGATAGAGTGAATCAGCATTTACAAAAATGGAATGCTACTTTATCTGAACTAAACTGTAAATTTCATTCCGTCAGAATATCTCATACTGATCAAGATATGCTTACTATAACTTTTCCAATTTTGTTCTCACAACCAACTCCTCTCAAAAAAGAGGAATTAATCAAAGAACTCTTCCCTACTTTAGATTTGTTGCAGAAAAAAGGTTTGTTATAATTCTGCCTGAATATCTGGTAATTCCAATATATGCTGATAATGTAAGAATTAACAAAATAACTGTACCTATAGGAAACTCTGGCACTGCTGCATATTCTTCAGATTCTGCAATCAATGTATAATCATTGATTCCGTTAGTTTGAATTTTGTCTGGAACTGATAATAAAAAGAATGCACTATCTTCTGCTCGTAGATAATCTGGTTCGGGATTAACTTTTGATACTGCAACAACATTTCCCTGTTTGTCATAAAGTGTTGCAATCACAGAAATTGTGTTTGCTGTAATCTCTCCATTATTTGCAACAATTCCAGTAATCATGATATTATTATGATTGTCCCTTGTTAGCTTTGATTCAGTAATGTCGATGACCTGACTTTTTGGATGGCTAATCTCATAGTCTAATTCCAAAGAATAGGACTTCGTATTTTTTGCTTCATTGTTTGTTAAAATCAGATCAAATGGCCCTTTCATTCCTGGCATTACCGTATTTACCAACGACTTTGTCTCCTTTTTTTGAATTATCTTCTGGTTTTCATCAAACAAAGAAATTTGTACGTTAATTTGATTTAGAGGCACTTCTAAATTATTTACAATTTCTCCTACTATGTGAAATGAACCATCATCTCCAATGTATTGCTGGTCATTTTGTATGTAGACATCTGCAAACGCTAGTGGTATTATACTTGCAAAAATAATCCCAGTCATGAGAATTTTTTCCATAACTATTCTTTGTATAGTTCTTTAAAGTAGTTTTTGTGATTTTGATTTTTATCTAAGGAAGGTGGTCTATTTTCCACTTTTTAGCCTCGTTTATGCAGTTAAACCACTCTACTTCTGTTTCATCTGAATCAAATTCTCCTAAATCATTTTTGAATTCTTCATCACATTTACTTGCCATATTTTCTGCTACTTGGATGACCTTTTGTGTCAATCCACTTTGAGGGGCTTCAAACTTTGCATCTTCATCATAATTTTTGATACCTGTTTTTGCTGAATAAAATTCCACTAAACCTTGTAATTCATATTCAACTGACTCTTGGAACTGTGTATCTGATCTTACTTTAGCTGATTCATCCCCTGTTTCTATCCATTTGATATATTCTGAATCACTTGATAGTTGTGTTTCTGATGAAATCTTTAGTAATTCTACTGAACTCTCAAACAATTCTGGAGGTGAAAGTTCATCGTATTTTGAAATTATTTCCTTGAATTCTTTCAAGTGTTTATCATAAAACTCTAGCAACTCTTCTTTTGTTATGTCTCCTTCTTCCCATTTTGTTTTTTCAGAATAAAATTTAATTTGTAAATCTTTTACATCTTGTTGAATTTGTTCTAATTCTATTCCAAATTGTAATCCTTTTTGTTTATTCTGCTCAACTGAATAATTGTATCCTGCTATTGCACCAATAATGCTAATTGCAATTATGCCAATTATGATATTTTGAATTTTCTTTTTTTTCAAAGATAGTCTACATAATTTCCATTTTCGTCTAATTTTAACTCAATCGTAAATTCTGTGCCACTGATAAAAGAGTCATTACGAGTTGATCTTACCCGTCCTATCACTAATTCGTAAGGCCAAATCTCTACTACAATTGAGCCTATTTTTGCAGTTGGCGTCTCTGTTATTTCCATATCTTCTCGTTTTACTCCATGTCTTTCTAGCATGTGGATGGCATGGTCTAAAAGTGGTTTAGGATTATTGTAATTTAGAACCCATACTGGTGCCTTGTAATCAATTTTCTGCAATTTTAAACAATCCTGAATTATCTCATATAACAATTAATCGCCCATAGGTTTTTGATGAATTCTTTGCACAACCTAATCAAAATAAATCTTAGATTGATAAAAATATTTTCAAATTTCCCACAACAAAATAAACTATCAAAAAGTCTTGGAAATTTTGATAAAAACTAAATTTTATTTATTTAAAACACATAAAATCATCATGTTTAAAATTCGAGATTTACAATCAAAAAAATACATCTTGCTTGAAACATACAGAAAAAATGCTCAACCTGTAAGAACTCCTGTTTGGTTTGTTATTCAAAATGACTTGGTTTATGTGATAACCCGAGAAGATACAGGAAAGGTAAAACGCATTAGGCAAAACCCAAAGGTCAAACTTACCCTGTGTACCTTTAAAGGCAATCCCATTGGAGAGTGGATTTCAGGGGATGCAACTAAAGTAACTGGTGAAGAGGCACAGGTTGCCATTAATCTTAGAAAGAAAAAATATGGATTTATGGCTATAATTGCAGGTTTTGTAAGCCGAGGAAAAGGAGATTTGGTTGTTTTTTCTATAAAATTAGATTTATGATTTTTTGAAACCTTCTTAAGATAAAAAACAAAAACTGTCTATGATGGAAGAGAATCCCAAAGATTTTGTCCCTCGCTTTTTTAATCACACGTCAGGTTCCTACGATAAGATGGTGCATTGGACAACATTTGGAAAGGACATCTTATGGAAAAACAAGATCCTGGAACAGATATCTTCTGAAAAATCAGTGCTAGATCTTGCCTGTGGAACCGGAATTCTTACAAGACAAATAGCTGCTAAAATTCCACAAGCCAAAATAATTGGAGTTGACATCACCTCAACCTATCTACAGGTTGCAAGACAAAAATCAATTTCAAATAAAAACATCTCCTTTATAGATGGGGATGCTGAAAAACTGTCCTTAGATAGAAAATTTGATTGTATCACTTCATCATATCTTCCAAAATACTGTTCCTCTGAAATCTTGGTCAAGATCTGTTTTGATCACCTAAATGATGGAGGAAAGATTGTGTTACATGACTTTATTTATCCTACAAACAAATTTGTACAAAAACTCTGGAATTTGTACTTCAAAGTTCTACTTATGGTGGGAATTTTTATTCCAAGTTGGAATGATGTCTTTGAAAAATTGCCTTGTTTGATTAGGTCTTCGAACTGGGTAAAAGAGTGTGAAAGGGCCATGAAAAACTATGGCTTGAAAACTAATGTACAAAAATTAACGTGGGGTTGTTCCTCTATTGTCACTGGAACCAAGACTGTCTAGTCTAATCTCTTCAGAAATTATAAACCACACTGTTCCATCTACTGATATTTGATATTCTCTTGTAGTCTTGTTCTGACCATACTCCTTATCCAAAGATAATATCTTTCTTGTTGCACTAATATTATTTTGAATTAGAATTGAGCCTATTCCTTGCTTTTTTTTCAAAAGCTCATCTAGGATAACTTTTGGAAGTTGTCTTGAATCAAATTTTACCTGTGCTTTAATGACCGGCAATTGATTGGAAGAAATTGTTACTTTTCTCTCAAAATGGTGGGGAGCAACTGCAGATTGCTCTACTACTTGCAATTGGATATTGCTATCTAGAACTTTTCCTAAAACATTTACCACTTGACCTACGGGTGCTGCCAAAATTTTATTTAACAACTTCTCGGAACTCAACTAACTAATTTAATCTCTAAAGATGTATTAAAACAAAAAAGAAAATAGTACCTGCCATTACTGATAAGCTGGTAATTTTAAGAATTGTCTCCTTGCTATGAACTATTTTATGTTGTGTACCTTTCTGTTTGAGGGCTTTATACTTTCGCGATGTAGTGATCAAAATATAGCTTACAAATCCTGCAATTGCAGATAATATCACAGTCTCAAAAGATACACTGTTTGAGTGAATTGCAGCACCTGCAAAAACCGGTAATATCCCCCAAGATATCACAAATGATACATTATTGTGGAATTTTCCACCAAATAACTCTAGATTGTATACAAAAAGAAAAAACCCTTCAATTATCCCTATTGGGAATAGTAACCAAGAATCCAAAAATGCAAAATACAAACCAATTGAAAAAGACACACTCAACGAAATTATTGCAGCTGCCCACAGTTTAGTTTTAGATAACTGTCCCCAAGGTTTTTTCTTACTTCCCTGGGCATCAAGACAATGAGCCGCCACCCCAATTGCTAAAAAATAGAGCAGGGCAACTGATCCAAGCCTATCCAAGGTAAAATCAACTGAGAGTGATCCCCAAATAGCAAATGATATTACCATTCCAGTATATGGCAAAAACAAGATTCCCACAGATAATCTAAAATTTCTAGAGCCAAACTTTGGAACAAACCATTCAGACAT
Proteins encoded:
- a CDS encoding DUF3426 domain-containing protein; this translates as MTGIIFASIIPLAFADVYIQNDQQYIGDDGSFHIVGEIVNNLEVPLNQINVQISLFDENQKIIQKKETKSLVNTVMPGMKGPFDLILTNNEAKNTKSYSLELDYEISHPKSQVIDITESKLTRDNHNNIMITGIVANNGEITANTISVIATLYDKQGNVVAVSKVNPEPDYLRAEDSAFFLLSVPDKIQTNGINDYTLIAESEEYAAVPEFPIGTVILLILTLSAYIGITRYSGRIITNLFSATNLK
- a CDS encoding PPOX class F420-dependent oxidoreductase; this encodes MFKIRDLQSKKYILLETYRKNAQPVRTPVWFVIQNDLVYVITREDTGKVKRIRQNPKVKLTLCTFKGNPIGEWISGDATKVTGEEAQVAINLRKKKYGFMAIIAGFVSRGKGDLVVFSIKLDL
- a CDS encoding class I SAM-dependent methyltransferase, whose protein sequence is MVHWTTFGKDILWKNKILEQISSEKSVLDLACGTGILTRQIAAKIPQAKIIGVDITSTYLQVARQKSISNKNISFIDGDAEKLSLDRKFDCITSSYLPKYCSSEILVKICFDHLNDGGKIVLHDFIYPTNKFVQKLWNLYFKVLLMVGIFIPSWNDVFEKLPCLIRSSNWVKECERAMKNYGLKTNVQKLTWGCSSIVTGTKTV